The Betta splendens chromosome 2, fBetSpl5.4, whole genome shotgun sequence nucleotide sequence ttttcagaacaggctctgttttacttttactcCATTGTAACATAAACCACAGTTCTTGCCTCGCACTGGTCGTAAATATAACATAGATGCAGATGACTGTATATGAAAACACTGGATCTGCTTCTTGGCTGGAATTAACAGCTGGAAACATCAGCttctttaataaattaataaaaacggTTTGGTTCTTATTTGGTTTGTCACAGATTCATTTCGCACGCGTTAAACAAACAGTTTGCTGACTcgccactagagggcgccaGAGGCTCACGCACGGCTTGGTCCCTGGTTCATAAGCTGGTGTTCATTGCTGATGAGCGGTTCCATGAGGTCGTTGGCAGCACGGTGAGATGTGGGTCAGCGGCGTGAAGACGCTGTGTCCCCGCTGGTCTCAGGAGCGCGGCGCTGGGCGGACGCCGAGCGGCGCCGGAGACCCGGGCGAGCGAGCTGAGGGCCCGTCAGCAGCTGTGGCATCGGCTGAGTTACATTCCGGGTGCGACGCCAGGCTCTGCCTCGGCTTCACTCACGGTGTCAGGTTCCCTCCTGTAGGCCACACAtccactcgtgtgtgtgtggtgaggcTCCGCTTTTAACCTCAGTGTTGCTCAGAAAAGGGAGCTTCCACATTCCACAAAACACAGCCAGGATCCTATTGGAGCCTTTTAGCATCTTTAgtccacttttattttgaaatactaATTCTGCCCATCGGGGAGGCTCTGTGTGTCAGGTAACCTGAGTTCACTGCTTCCAGGTGGCCTTTGGTCTGGTCTGTTGCTTCACGCTGCTCATTGATGCCAAATCTACCAGCAACATGCTACAAAACCAAAGTCCACTTATTCCTATTATCCATTAGTGTGCTGACAGCTCTGTGGGCACCCGGAGGTCACGTGATGCCGTCTGAGGCCGTAGGGACGAGAAAAACCTCGGAACTTCATATTGTGAGATCGACTTCTTCCTACAGACATGTCAGCTGTGTGCAACACATGCAACTCAGCAAAAAGGCTGTTGTTCACAGCGCGGGGGGGCAGCGGGGGCACGTTTCCAGCCTGACGtaccaggaggtggaggagagaagctgcACGTCCACCGCGCTGCATCAGGAGGCTGAAACACAACACGCTTTATCTGTGGCCGCGCACCAGCGGGACTCGGCCCGTTGAACAGAGCAGAACGCGAGCAGCGAGCGAAGGTCACGACCCGTCTGTGATTATAATAAGTCACGTTTTAAGAGAGGAGAAGGACTGATTTGACCTTTATAACGAGGGAATCTGAAGCCTCGCGCACAAAAAAGGAGATGGAttattcctgcagctgctcaggttCAGCTGCAGGAGATGAAGAGTCAGAGCAAGTCAAAGTGCGCTGAGCTGAGCTCACATTCCTCACAGTTATGCTTTCTATAATTAAATGATGTTAAAAGGCTTCACATCCTTTCAGTTATATATTACTTCATTTTTACTTCAATATTGATCATGAATTAATTTCCGTTTTTATATAatcattatatttttatttctaataaCCCACATTTCTTTTTCACACTGTTTTTGCTCTGATTTGTTCACTGCGTGGAAACCTTTTATTGATTTACTTGCTTGGCCTGGTTTATTGTTCAGTCTTGTTAAGCTTTTTATGACACATCACCAAACGTACTCTGTGTGAAAGAGCGTGTGGTGACCTCATGTATTCAACATGCATTTACCCAGTTTGCAGCTGCTCAAAGTTACAGTTTAAGATGAGAACATCAATACTTGTGTAAATGGAACAAACGCAGCTAAAGCATTGGACTGAAGACGAAGGATGCAGGTAACACGTCACAGTAATAAACTGGTGAAATAAAGCAAAGTCCAGTCACACAATGCCCTGATCCAACGCTGCTCCTGATGCATTTCACACATACGTATGTAAAACTGCTCCTCCAGCACTTTACACACAACCTGAGCCCACAAGCAAAGCAACACACGCTAAAGCATGTGACTTTTTCCTGAGGCATATCTAGTTCACACATGTGACTGGAAaagcactctctctctctctctctctctctcgcccccctctctttctctccttacCCTTTAGCTAGCAGAGGACTAGCAGCAAGATCCAGTTACTTGGGAGAAACTTTCTGTTGAGACACTGCAGACTGGGGGATAAACTGCTGACAGGCTGAACAACTGCCCAGTGTTTTACCTGCCAAATGCACGCTGTGTCGTCCTACTGGACGAGGGGCTTCGTCCTCTCATGGGTGGACAGGTTTTAGGCGTCCATCTGGGTAATGGTTTGCACACTTTATCCCAGTGAAGCTATAATTTGAAGCCATTTTCATGTGGCAACCGCTAATACACTAATGGTTCCAAGGTGCTGCAGAGAGTTGAGCAGTGCTGCTCAAAGCAAAAAACTCCTTCATCTTATTTCCAATCATTACGCTGAAGGTTTTGCCAGTCGATCAGCATTTAAAACAACCTTGTGTTTAtaaaggaataaataaaacatgtcttGAGTAggtgtaaaatgaaaaagtaCTAAGGACATATAAGTTAAACCTATAAAAGGCTTTTCATAAATGTCACTTTACAACCATTTGAACAAATACTGCAAATGTTatacacaaacattttacattttttttatttgtgcacagtATATAAAAAATGATTACAACATGGAAGTGTTTGTACAAAAGTATCTAAAAATGATCTGGGTAAAGTTTTGCGTTTctgataaaatgtttttaatgttaatgtattttattgtgttgtTAAGATTAAGTTTTAAACAAATCAGCAGTGCTTCGTGGTGTCTCctgtaattaattaatacattattttaattaacacaAAACTTGTTCCTGTGAACTGACCACAGATCTGTTCTCCAAACTTCCTACAGCCACGTAGCGACACAAACATCCCACAGCCATTGGTCACTTTTTTCTTCGGATATTGTGTGTTGCAGCCAATGAGAGAAGCGCTGACTCTCGGCTCTGATTGGTCAAACCCTCTGCTCGGCTGAGCGCAGGAAGGTATAAATAGCTGTCAGACGCGCGCctgcttcactgtgtttgtgtgtctgcgcgtgtttGCGGGTGAAGAATTGTCGTCAAGCTCACTAACGTGTTCATGAGAAACCGTCTAAGTTAAACCGTCTTGAAGTAAATATTATTTAAGGTAAGTTTTGCGGTGTGACGTCACCTTCTTACCGGTGGACGTTAGCGTGTTTGCGTGTTGTTGCTCTCAGACACCGACTCGGTTCCGTTTGTGCTGCGGTCCAGGTAGAAGCCGGCGGACAACGCGAGCCCGTCACCATGGTGGCCACGAGCACGCTGAAGACCAAAGGTGGCGACTGCATCTCGGATCAGGTGGAGCGGAAGCAGGAGGCGGACGGTCGCGAGAAAGGTGAGCGTCTGAACCCGCCTCGGCCGCCTGTTTACCCGGTGCGGtgcgtggctgcagcagaggggGGCGGAGTCAGAGGATGACGTCATCCTGTCGGTGTGTTTGCTCAACAGCCACCTGCTTGTGAGGGCACCGCTCACGGTGAACGCTTCTAGTCTGAGTTTAACTGAGTTAAATCGGGTTGATCTGATGCGCTTTGCTTCTGGTTCCGCCGGGTCCTCACTCTCCTGTGCTCTCTCAGACCTGGACCTCTGGGCCCCCTGCCTGGCCGAGCCCCACTGGACCCAGGACCGGACCTGTCAGCACCTGGCCACGCTGCTGGAGAGCTGCCTGTCCCGCGCCAAGAAGACCACGCTGCACTGCTCCTCGGTGCTGGTTCCGGAGAAGCTGACCCGGCGGGTCGCCCGCGAGGTTCTGCGGCTGGCGGCCGGCGAGCCCTGCGGCCTGCGCGGCTGCGTGCTCTacgtccacctggagctggaccGGGGCTGCCGGCGCCTGGAGCGCGTGGTGTGCGACGCCGGCGTGGTGCCCACCTTCGAGCTGACGCTGGTGCTGAAGCAGGACGGCGCCGCCTGGCCCAGTCTCAGGGACGTGTTCCTCCTGGGCTCCTGCTTCGCCCCCACCTTCAGACACGCACTCAAACTGAGCCCGGGGTTCCGGCTCATGAAGAAGAAGCTGTACTCCTCCTCGGCCggtaccgtggtggaggagtgctgaactctgggggggggggggggggggtctgtggcAGCGCACCTCCACCGGTGTCATCTTTTATAGTGTTTTTGTAAACGCGTTGGACCTTAATCTTCTGCATAAACAATCCGGATGCGTCTGTTCAGCGTTTGAGAGTTCAGATTCTCTGAGCTCAACTGGATGTTTTTACTAATAGGAGCATGTCTGAACTGTACACGTTGCAGATGAATGTGGAACATTGTTGGAGGGGACGTGGGTGCACTTTTGTCAAAGACACTGGGCACTTTGTTGATGCATCTGCGTGTTTTTCCAGTGGTTCCGTGGTGAACGGGCCGCTCTGtttggagctgcagatgttgttgtgacgatgctgctctgatgtgaatgtgtaatgtccacaactgtgtgtgtgtgtgttcatggtattgttttattgcatttttatttgtacGAGCCCTTCCAGACAGAGCCCATGTTATCAAAGGGTGGTTCATGTGAATGTTAACTTATCCTTTTTGTTGTAATGTTTGTGGGAAGAAATGACGATGCAACTTTTGGAAAATTTGTGATTTTTCGTTTCAACCTCTTGATGGAAACTGGGTTTTGTCTGTTGGACAATAAAACTTTAAGCCGTATTTGGGTTTGTGTCGTTGTGCACGTGCGGTTGTGTTACTGTGGATCTGAGTGGGCCGGCAACAATGCAGCCTTTTAACCCGGACAATGGACACTGCCCTGGTTTCGATCCGGTGTCTTTGCGTCACAATCAAAAGACGGCAAATTCATAGTCATAAACCCGTTGGTCGTTCCAGGTTCTGATTTATCTGTTTTATATATGGATCAATATATCGGGTCAAGCCTGGGCGTGAGACGCTTGTATAGGCCGATCAGCTGTTTGTGATGCTAACCTACTTGGGCTGTGTGACATTTCTCTCACTCCTCATAATGGAAGTGTGTTCGCAGGGACTTCGCAGGCCTCTGTTTATGAGCCGCAGTCGTTTCTGCACCTGTGTGGGACATTTGAGGCAGCGCCAGTGGAACTTGGGCCTTTGTTGATTGCAGTTGGAGGCTGTCAGTCGTGAGGTTATTGATGCTTGTATGAAGAGGCTCCCACGGCCGCAGCGGGTCGAAGACAGGCGCACACGAAACATCTCTGTAACCGTGACAACAAGCAGTGGCGATAATTCAGCCTCGTGAAACGTGCAGCGTGTGGTCCTGTTGACCTTTACCAGCGTtgatctactgtacattcaatAATAAACTGGTTTGACTGTGTTCACTGAGAGTCGCTAATGGGGCTGAGTGGGCGCTCTAGGTGGGGGTGCCACCGGCCCATCCACATATCTGATTATCTAACTGATGACCTACATATGGAGCCCTTGCTTCCAGCGTGTAGGAGCTGTGTGACGGGTTCAGATGTTTGCCGTGTGCGCTCttcagcgacagcagcagatggTCCAGCTCTTTCCTGCCTCAGATGAAGCTCGCTGACTCATCTTTACAGCCGACCACGGATTTTAGCCAGATCAGACGAACCTGTGATTAATGAGTGAGTGATAAAGGCAGAGGCAGTAAATGCTCCCACTGAGTGGGACGCCGGCGTGGAAAAGTACCCAAGAGCTGTCCCGCTGCTGCGGCACCAGAATCTGAGCTGCGCCGACTTGGCAGCTCGTCGGCCGCGGCGCATGAATGTGTTGGTGGCACTCGAGCTGCTCCGTGTCAACATGATTCCTGCTCGCTGTGAAGCGGGGCCCATGGCCCCGCGGCGTGGAGGCGGCAGGTGTTCACGGCCCTGAGCCGGCCCGTCCAGGGGCGTCCGGGCCGCTCGCTGGACGGGCCGTTCCCAGGAGACCGGCCGGGCTTGGATCCATGTTTCCTCCTGACGGACCACGTTCTGGGAAGATGGAAATCAGATGAACTTGGCTGGAGGCTGGTATGACACACTGGGcctggggttgtgtgtgtgtgtgtgtgtgtgtgtgtgtgtgtgtgtgtgtgtgtgtgtgtgtgtgtagctgacGTAAACAACACAGATGATGTTCAGCTTCTTTATGTTAACTCCCAACTCAACCTATTCCTCGGTGAGACTTTGTTCCTGTAGAAAAGCGTGAAGCCAATGTAAACAGATGTCGGAGCAGATCCTTGTTTACGCCTTCACTGTTCCCACTGGGCACTGGGTAGAATTACAGGCTGGAACCAGCGCCAGCTGCCCGGAGGAATGTAGAGCGGCACCAAACACACGAGGACACGTTGATGCCGCTGCATGTGAAATATGGCCGACCTGCTCCATTTGCCCAGATGTTGTCCCAAACGCTGGGAGTGACGTCTCATCCACATCCGTGAACGCTCCGTAAACACCAGCTTGTTTGTGCTTCGTGAAGTCATCTCACATGATTTCTGTGTAGCGGAAACCAAATACTGAAAATCACACAGCGCCTACAGTGTAAAAGCTTAACCTGTCTTTACAGAACCAAGCTGTCCTTGAAAGCGGTAACATAGTAATTAGTAAACTATTAAGAATGTGATGCGTTTGCACTGTcatcatttttcttttaagcaTCGGGATCTCAACAAGACAACGGATTCTCACTGGAGATCATCAAGGTTGAAAATGGAATGGGAACAGGTTTGTTTTGACATCACACAGCTTTAGCAGTGAGCAGGTCCCATGACCCCTGGTCCAAGTCAACTGATGACCACAG carries:
- the LOC114869425 gene encoding DNA damage-inducible transcript 4-like protein; amino-acid sequence: MVATSTLKTKGGDCISDQVERKQEADGREKDLDLWAPCLAEPHWTQDRTCQHLATLLESCLSRAKKTTLHCSSVLVPEKLTRRVAREVLRLAAGEPCGLRGCVLYVHLELDRGCRRLERVVCDAGVVPTFELTLVLKQDGAAWPSLRDVFLLGSCFAPTFRHALKLSPGFRLMKKKLYSSSAGTVVEEC